The following are from one region of the Nicotiana tabacum cultivar K326 chromosome 3, ASM71507v2, whole genome shotgun sequence genome:
- the LOC107813817 gene encoding photosystem I reaction center subunit psaK, chloroplastic-like has product MAATMITSLPQFNGLKINTFSTSPIQGLVAVQPMRSRGQGALGARCDFIGSPTNLIMVTSTSLMLFAGRFGLAPSANRKATAGLKLEVRDSGLQTGDPAGFTLADTLACGVVGHIIGVGVVLGLKNIGAI; this is encoded by the exons ATGGCTGCCACCATGATAACTTCTCTTCCACAGTTCAATGGACTCAAAATCAACACCTTCTCTACTTCCCCTATTCAGGGTTTG GTGGCCGTTCAACCAATGAGGAGTAGAGGGCAAGGTGCTCTGGGAGCTCGCTGTGATTTCATCGGTTCGCCCACAAATTTG ATAATGGTGACATCAACAAGCCTAATGCTCTTTGCTGGTAGATTTGGGTTGGCTCCATCAGCAAACAGGAAAGCAACAGCAGGGCTAAAGCTTGAGGTTAGGGACTCAGGTCTCCAGACTGGAGATCCTGCTGGATTTACACTTGCTGACACCTTGGCTTGTGGTGTTGTTGGTCACATTATTGGTGTTGGGGTTGTTCTTGGCCTCAAGAACATTGGTGCTATCTAA